In Pseudomonas sp. MYb327, one DNA window encodes the following:
- a CDS encoding proline racemase family protein, with amino-acid sequence MRSSKVIHVVSCHAEGEVGDVIVGGVAPPPGATVWEQSRWIAKDETLRNFVLNEPRGGVFRHVNLLVPAKDPRAQMAWIIMEPADTPPMSGSNSLCVATVLLDSGILPMTEPQTRLVLEAPGGLIEAVADCRDGKVERVEIKNVPSFADRLDAWIEVEGLGSLKVDTAYGGDSFVIADAKGLGFSIRPDEAADLVEAGLKITRAANEQLGFVHPLNPDWSHISFCQIAAPIVHENGIATGANAVVIQPGKIDRSPTGTGCSARMAVLQAKGLMQVGERFIGRSILGSEFHCRIDSLTEVAGRSAIYPCISGRAWITGTHQLLLDPSDPWPQGYRLSDTWPGA; translated from the coding sequence ATGCGCTCATCAAAAGTCATCCACGTGGTCAGCTGCCACGCCGAAGGCGAAGTCGGCGACGTGATCGTCGGCGGTGTTGCCCCGCCGCCCGGTGCCACGGTGTGGGAACAGTCACGCTGGATCGCCAAGGATGAAACCCTGCGCAACTTCGTGCTCAACGAGCCGCGCGGCGGGGTGTTCCGTCACGTCAACCTGCTGGTCCCCGCCAAAGACCCGAGGGCACAAATGGCCTGGATCATCATGGAGCCGGCGGACACCCCGCCAATGTCCGGTTCCAACTCATTGTGCGTGGCGACCGTGTTGCTCGACAGCGGCATCCTGCCGATGACCGAGCCGCAAACGCGGCTGGTGCTGGAGGCTCCCGGGGGACTGATCGAGGCCGTGGCCGATTGCCGCGATGGCAAGGTCGAACGGGTGGAAATCAAGAATGTGCCCTCCTTCGCCGATCGCCTGGATGCGTGGATCGAAGTCGAAGGTCTCGGCTCGCTCAAGGTCGATACGGCTTACGGTGGTGACAGCTTTGTGATTGCCGATGCCAAGGGCCTGGGCTTTTCCATCCGGCCGGACGAAGCAGCTGACTTGGTGGAAGCGGGACTGAAAATCACCCGTGCCGCCAACGAACAACTGGGTTTCGTCCATCCGCTGAATCCGGACTGGTCGCACATTTCCTTTTGTCAGATTGCCGCGCCCATCGTCCATGAAAACGGCATCGCCACCGGCGCCAACGCGGTAGTCATTCAGCCGGGCAAAATCGACCGCTCGCCCACCGGCACTGGTTGTTCGGCACGCATGGCCGTGTTGCAGGCGAAGGGTTTGATGCAGGTCGGCGAGCGGTTTATCGGGCGTTCGATCCTCGGCTCCGAGTTCCATTGCCGCATCGATTCGCTGACCGAAGTGGCTGGACGCTCCGCGATCTACCCGTGTATTTCCGGGCGGGCCTGGATCACCGGCACCCACCAATTGCTGCTCGACCCGAGCGATCCATGGCCGCAGGGCTATCGCCTCTCCGATACTTGGCCGGGTGCATGA
- a CDS encoding AraC family transcriptional regulator, translating to MYPSLTTFKPCDLPTLLNSLQPIAPLLDTLSDVVFFIKDCEARYAFVNQTLARRCGFKLSEELLGRTADMVFPENFGPLYTEQDRRVLSSGRVLADQLELHLYFGNQPIWCLTHKLALKDEQGHIVGLAGISRDLQSPQSSHPAYQKLAAVDSHIRDHFARPISLAELTDIAGYSVAQLERHCKRVFQLTPRQMIHKARLEEGSRLLLHSDLPITEIALRCGYTDHSAFSRQFRALTSLSPSQYRGDRG from the coding sequence ATGTACCCCTCGCTGACCACCTTCAAACCCTGCGATTTGCCGACGCTGCTGAACAGTCTTCAGCCGATTGCGCCGCTCCTCGATACCCTGTCCGACGTGGTGTTTTTCATCAAGGATTGCGAAGCCCGTTACGCCTTCGTCAACCAGACCCTGGCGCGACGTTGCGGTTTCAAACTCAGCGAGGAACTGCTGGGGCGCACCGCCGACATGGTCTTCCCGGAGAACTTCGGCCCGCTGTACACCGAACAGGATCGACGGGTGCTCTCCAGCGGCCGGGTACTGGCCGACCAACTGGAACTGCACCTGTATTTCGGCAACCAGCCGATCTGGTGCCTGACCCACAAACTCGCCCTGAAAGATGAACAGGGTCACATCGTTGGCCTGGCCGGTATTTCCCGCGACCTGCAATCGCCGCAATCCAGTCATCCGGCTTATCAGAAGTTGGCGGCGGTGGATTCGCATATCCGCGATCACTTTGCCCGGCCTATCAGCCTTGCCGAATTGACGGACATTGCCGGGTATTCGGTGGCGCAACTGGAACGTCACTGCAAACGGGTGTTCCAGCTCACGCCGCGGCAGATGATTCACAAGGCGCGGCTGGAAGAGGGTTCGCGGTTATTGCTGCACAGCGATTTGCCAATTACGGAGATTGCCTTGCGCTGTGGGTATACCGATCACAGTGCGTTTAGCCGGCAGTTTCGTGCGTTGACCAGTTTGTCGCCGAGTCAATATCGGGGGGATCGGGGTTAG
- a CDS encoding FAD/NAD(P)-binding oxidoreductase, with product MNEYADLLIIGAGPAGMAAALAAAPSGARIVMLDDNPQAGGQIWRDGPQSNVPLQALQMRERLQSHNNIRHHAGTRVIANPGPKQLLVEDEDHGWLISYDKLILCTGARELLLPFPGWTLPGVTGAGGLQALIKAGLPVQDERVVIAGSGPLLLASAATAKKHGAKIQRIAEQASLTAVAGFAAQLPRWPGKWLQSFSLFDRHYRAATHVLAALGTDRLEGVRLQQQGKIVEVECDRLACGFGLIPNIQLGQALGYAVEGQALAVDAWQASRVDHYAAGECTGFGGSELALVEGAIAGHAAVGDVEAACQLWPRRARWQGFAKTLNQAFVLDPRLKSLARHDTLVCRCEDVPYSALAGHSDWREAKLSSRCGMGACQGRVCGGAVQHLFGWQPSAPRPPFSPARIETLMSLDDTPPAS from the coding sequence ATGAACGAATACGCCGATCTGTTGATCATCGGTGCCGGTCCGGCCGGCATGGCCGCCGCACTGGCCGCTGCGCCGAGCGGTGCACGCATTGTCATGCTCGACGACAACCCGCAGGCGGGCGGGCAAATCTGGCGCGACGGCCCGCAGTCCAACGTGCCGCTTCAGGCCCTTCAGATGCGCGAGCGTTTGCAGTCCCACAACAACATCCGCCATCACGCCGGCACCCGAGTAATCGCCAATCCCGGCCCGAAACAGCTGCTGGTCGAAGACGAAGACCACGGCTGGCTGATCAGCTACGACAAATTGATCCTGTGCACCGGCGCCCGCGAGTTACTGCTGCCCTTCCCTGGCTGGACACTGCCCGGCGTTACCGGCGCCGGTGGCTTGCAGGCGCTGATCAAGGCCGGGTTGCCGGTGCAGGATGAGCGAGTGGTGATCGCCGGCAGCGGGCCGCTGTTGCTGGCCAGCGCCGCCACCGCGAAAAAGCACGGCGCAAAAATACAACGCATCGCTGAGCAAGCCTCCCTCACGGCCGTTGCCGGTTTCGCCGCGCAACTGCCGCGCTGGCCTGGCAAATGGCTGCAATCGTTCAGTTTGTTCGATCGTCATTACCGCGCCGCCACGCACGTGCTGGCGGCCCTCGGCACGGATCGGCTTGAAGGCGTACGCCTGCAACAGCAAGGCAAAATCGTTGAAGTGGAATGCGATCGATTGGCCTGCGGTTTCGGCCTGATCCCGAACATCCAGTTGGGCCAGGCATTGGGTTACGCCGTTGAAGGCCAAGCGCTGGCGGTGGATGCATGGCAGGCCAGTCGCGTCGATCATTACGCGGCGGGTGAATGCACCGGTTTCGGTGGCAGTGAACTGGCTTTGGTGGAAGGTGCGATTGCCGGCCACGCCGCGGTTGGCGATGTCGAAGCGGCCTGTCAATTATGGCCGCGCCGGGCACGCTGGCAGGGTTTTGCCAAGACGCTGAATCAGGCTTTCGTCCTTGACCCGCGACTCAAGTCTCTGGCCCGTCACGACACCCTGGTTTGTCGCTGCGAAGACGTGCCCTACTCGGCCCTCGCCGGGCACTCGGACTGGCGCGAAGCCAAACTGTCCAGCCGCTGTGGCATGGGCGCCTGCCAGGGCCGCGTCTGTGGCGGCGCGGTGCAGCATCTGTTTGGATGGCAACCCTCGGCGCCACGCCCACCGTTCAGCCCGGCGCGCATCGAAACCTTGATGTCCCTGGACGACACCCCGCCAGCGTCATAA
- a CDS encoding amino acid ABC transporter ATP-binding protein, translating into MIEIDNVHKSFGNLEVVKGVNLTVNKGEVVSIIGGSGSGKSTLLMCINGLEPIQKGNIRVDGVEVHHSDTDLNRLRQKIGIVFQQWNAFPHLTVLENVMLAPRKVLGKSKAEAEELAVKQLTHVGLGDKLKTFPGKLSGGQQQRMAIARALAMSPDYMLFDEATSALDPQLVGEVLDTMRMLAEDGMTMVLVTHEIRFARDVSDRVAFFRNGLVHEIGSPDQVIGNPLHAETAAFLKSVK; encoded by the coding sequence ATGATTGAGATCGACAACGTACATAAATCCTTCGGCAACCTGGAAGTGGTCAAGGGCGTGAACTTGACGGTGAACAAGGGCGAGGTGGTGTCGATCATCGGCGGCTCGGGTTCCGGCAAATCGACCCTGCTGATGTGCATCAACGGCCTGGAGCCGATCCAGAAAGGCAACATCCGCGTCGACGGCGTCGAGGTCCATCACAGTGACACCGACCTCAACCGCTTGCGGCAGAAGATCGGCATCGTGTTCCAGCAATGGAATGCCTTTCCGCATTTGACGGTGCTGGAAAACGTCATGCTCGCGCCGCGCAAGGTGCTGGGCAAAAGCAAGGCCGAAGCCGAGGAACTGGCGGTAAAACAGCTGACCCACGTGGGGCTGGGCGACAAGCTCAAGACCTTCCCTGGCAAGTTGTCGGGCGGTCAGCAGCAACGCATGGCCATCGCCCGCGCCCTGGCCATGTCGCCGGACTACATGCTGTTCGACGAAGCCACCTCGGCGCTCGATCCGCAGTTGGTGGGCGAGGTGTTGGACACCATGCGCATGCTCGCTGAAGACGGCATGACCATGGTCCTGGTGACCCACGAGATTCGCTTCGCTCGCGACGTGTCCGATCGTGTGGCGTTCTTTCGCAACGGGTTGGTGCATGAGATCGGGTCGCCGGATCAGGTGATTGGCAATCCGCTGCATGCGGAGACGGCGGCGTTTCTCAAATCAGTGAAATAA
- a CDS encoding amino acid ABC transporter permease — MFATDFSSNDLMFLLNGAWVTLQLTFWSIILGSIAGLLFGLLRALLPRASLPLAWVLDVFRSVPLLIQFVLFNSFKSIVGLNISAFSVGCIVLGVYTAAYFTEIVRGGVLAVPFTVRRASRSLGLSFLQDLRWIVLPMATRVAFPGWLNLVLGVMKDTALVMWIGIVELLRASQTIVTRIQEPLLVLCIAGLIYYVMSLVVARLGARLERRWQEND, encoded by the coding sequence ATGTTTGCCACCGATTTTTCCTCGAATGACCTGATGTTCCTGCTCAACGGCGCCTGGGTCACGCTGCAGTTGACGTTCTGGTCGATCATCCTCGGCTCCATCGCCGGGTTGCTGTTCGGCTTGCTGCGCGCGCTGTTGCCACGGGCCAGCCTGCCGCTGGCCTGGGTGCTGGACGTGTTTCGCAGCGTGCCGTTGCTGATCCAGTTCGTGCTTTTCAACTCATTCAAAAGCATCGTCGGCCTGAACATCAGCGCCTTCAGCGTCGGTTGCATCGTGCTTGGCGTGTACACCGCCGCGTACTTCACCGAGATCGTGCGCGGCGGCGTGTTGGCGGTGCCATTCACGGTACGCCGGGCCAGTCGTTCGCTGGGTCTGAGTTTTCTTCAGGACCTGCGCTGGATCGTCCTGCCTATGGCTACCCGAGTCGCCTTCCCCGGCTGGCTGAACCTGGTGCTCGGCGTGATGAAAGACACCGCGCTGGTGATGTGGATCGGCATCGTCGAACTGCTGCGCGCCTCGCAAACCATCGTGACCCGCATCCAGGAACCGTTGCTGGTGCTGTGCATCGCGGGCCTTATCTACTACGTCATGAGCCTGGTGGTTGCACGCCTTGGCGCTCGTCTGGAAAGAAGGTGGCAAGAAAATGATTGA
- a CDS encoding (2Fe-2S)-binding protein has protein sequence MPELMLDGRALRVAEGTSVAAALALGSDGCTRTSVSGQRRAPLCGMGICQECRVTIDGRRRLACQTLCLDGMQVETRP, from the coding sequence ATGCCTGAATTGATGCTGGACGGCCGAGCCCTGCGAGTCGCTGAAGGCACCAGCGTCGCCGCGGCCCTCGCGTTGGGCAGTGACGGTTGCACGCGCACGTCGGTCAGTGGTCAGCGCCGCGCACCGCTGTGTGGCATGGGCATTTGCCAGGAGTGCCGGGTGACCATCGACGGCAGACGTCGCTTGGCTTGCCAAACCCTCTGCCTTGACGGCATGCAGGTGGAGACTCGCCCATGA
- the abaF gene encoding fosfomycin efflux MFS transporter AbaF — translation MSNTQHIPSATTPSGLKRVVAAAMAGTVAEWYEFFLYGTASALVFGQLFFRQTDSPIDGIIAAFALYAVGFLARPLGGLVFGHYGDKFGRKRLLQLSLVVVGITTFLMGCLPGFDQIGYAAPVLLVLLRLIQGFAFGGEWGGAILLVSEHCPDNRRGFWASWPQAGVPAGNLVATVALLLLSSNLSEQDFLAWGWRVAFWFSAVVVLIGYWIRTSVDDAPIFKEAQARQAQTKQQQLGVVEVLRHHWRSVLVGIGARFAENILYYTVVTFSITYLKLVVHKDTSEILLLMFGAHLLHFFLIPLMGYLSDLVGRKPVYLVGAVLTAFWGFVGFPMMDTGNNWLIMAAITLGLAIESMTYAPYSALMAEMFPTHVRYTALSLCYQVAPIFAGSLAPLIAITLLNKYHSSTPIAWYLVGASLISIVAVGLTRETRGKSLHAVDAESAARIAALDNTVPATPRRSDSLA, via the coding sequence ATGTCCAACACTCAACACATTCCAAGCGCAACCACCCCCTCGGGACTCAAGCGCGTCGTGGCAGCCGCCATGGCTGGCACGGTCGCCGAGTGGTATGAATTCTTTCTCTACGGTACGGCGTCGGCACTGGTGTTCGGCCAGCTGTTCTTTCGCCAGACCGACAGCCCCATCGACGGCATCATCGCCGCCTTCGCCCTCTACGCCGTGGGTTTTCTCGCCCGTCCTTTGGGTGGCCTGGTGTTCGGTCACTACGGTGACAAATTCGGCCGCAAGCGCCTGTTGCAACTAAGCCTGGTGGTGGTCGGCATCACCACTTTCCTGATGGGCTGCCTGCCCGGTTTCGACCAGATCGGTTACGCCGCACCGGTGTTACTGGTGCTGCTGCGACTGATCCAGGGCTTCGCCTTTGGCGGTGAATGGGGCGGCGCGATTCTGCTGGTGTCCGAACACTGCCCGGACAATCGTCGAGGCTTCTGGGCCAGTTGGCCGCAAGCCGGTGTGCCGGCTGGCAACCTGGTGGCGACTGTCGCCTTGCTGCTGCTGTCGTCGAACCTGTCGGAACAGGACTTCCTCGCCTGGGGCTGGCGCGTGGCGTTCTGGTTCTCGGCAGTGGTTGTGCTGATCGGCTACTGGATTCGCACCAGTGTCGATGACGCCCCGATCTTCAAGGAAGCCCAGGCCCGTCAGGCGCAAACCAAGCAACAGCAATTGGGCGTGGTGGAAGTGCTGCGGCACCACTGGCGTTCGGTGCTGGTCGGCATCGGCGCGCGGTTTGCCGAGAACATCCTCTACTACACCGTCGTCACCTTCTCGATCACTTACCTGAAATTGGTGGTGCACAAGGACACTTCAGAGATTCTGCTTTTGATGTTCGGTGCACACTTGCTGCACTTCTTCCTGATCCCGCTGATGGGCTATCTGTCGGACCTGGTCGGGCGCAAACCGGTGTACCTGGTCGGCGCCGTGCTCACTGCGTTCTGGGGTTTCGTCGGATTCCCGATGATGGACACGGGGAACAACTGGCTGATCATGGCGGCGATTACCCTGGGCCTCGCCATCGAGTCAATGACCTACGCCCCGTACTCGGCGCTGATGGCCGAGATGTTCCCGACCCACGTGCGCTACACCGCATTGTCGCTGTGCTATCAGGTGGCGCCGATTTTCGCCGGTTCCCTGGCGCCGCTGATCGCGATCACCCTGCTCAACAAATACCACAGCTCGACACCGATCGCCTGGTACCTGGTGGGCGCCTCACTGATTTCCATTGTCGCGGTCGGGTTGACCCGTGAAACCCGTGGCAAGTCGCTGCACGCGGTCGATGCCGAGTCCGCTGCGCGTATTGCGGCGCTGGACAACACCGTTCCTGCCACCCCGCGCCGGAGCGATTCGCTAGCTTGA
- a CDS encoding transporter substrate-binding domain-containing protein, which yields MKNPAFAVALSAVLSTSFIATAQADKLDDIIGSGKLRCAVTLDFPPMGFRDASNNPAGFDVDYCNDLAKILGVEAEVVETPFPDRIPALVSGRADVIVASTSDTLERAKTVGLTVPYFAFQMVVLTRDNTGINGFDDLKGKPVGNTSGTYEAIALEKDVKNWGTGSFRAYQSQNDTLLAVAQGHIDATVVTNTVAAATLKSGKYKNLKVAGNAPYVIDYVSLGAKRNEYGLLNYLNLFVNQQVRTGRYDELFVKWVGTEITPTNLTVPKVYY from the coding sequence ATGAAAAACCCCGCATTTGCCGTAGCCCTCAGCGCTGTTCTCAGTACCTCCTTCATCGCCACCGCCCAGGCCGACAAGCTCGACGACATCATCGGCTCCGGCAAGCTGCGATGCGCCGTGACCCTCGACTTCCCACCCATGGGTTTCCGCGATGCAAGTAACAACCCGGCCGGGTTCGACGTGGACTACTGCAACGACTTGGCGAAGATCCTGGGGGTTGAGGCTGAAGTGGTCGAAACGCCTTTTCCTGACCGTATCCCGGCACTGGTTTCCGGCCGGGCCGACGTGATCGTCGCTTCCACCTCCGACACCCTCGAACGCGCCAAGACCGTCGGCCTGACCGTGCCCTACTTTGCGTTCCAGATGGTGGTGCTGACCCGCGACAACACCGGCATCAACGGCTTCGACGACCTCAAGGGCAAACCGGTGGGCAACACCAGCGGCACCTACGAGGCCATCGCCCTGGAGAAAGACGTGAAGAACTGGGGCACCGGCAGTTTCCGGGCTTATCAGTCGCAGAACGACACGCTGTTGGCCGTCGCCCAAGGTCACATCGACGCTACCGTGGTCACCAATACCGTCGCCGCCGCCACCCTCAAATCGGGCAAGTACAAAAACCTCAAAGTCGCGGGTAACGCGCCCTACGTGATCGACTACGTGTCCCTCGGTGCCAAGCGCAACGAGTACGGTTTGCTCAATTACCTCAATCTGTTCGTCAATCAACAGGTGCGTACTGGCCGCTATGACGAACTGTTCGTCAAATGGGTCGGCACAGAAATCACGCCGACCAACCTGACTGTGCCTAAGGTCTACTACTAA
- a CDS encoding aconitase family protein: MPRSISLTGRSLVAGAAQGAVLFADVGLSFWGGVDSASGEVIDRHHPLSGEHLAGRVLAIPSGRGSCTGSSVMMELISNGHAPAALVLAEPDEILTLGVLVAQTIFERSLPVLCIGQEAFADLRGKTFARVEGASLNLFEDLPGDAWQALDNQAQTEDQRSTIELTEHDQALFDGQHGKAAQMAMQIVLRMAELQGARHLVDVTQAHIDGCIYTGPASLQFARQLVQWGAKVRVPTTLNSISVDQRRWRELGIDPALGEPASALGDAYMAMGAQLSFTCAPYLLDSAPKAGEQIVWAESNAVVYANSVLGARTLKYPDYLDICIALTGRAPLIGCHLDAQRNARLQIVLPDLGDLDDAFYPLLGYHIGTLAGSRVPLVLGLENRKPSLDDLKAFGAAFATTSAAPLFHIAGVTPEAIDPSRVLEADESIPVETIRLKDLLLSWRELNSARDSRVDVVSLGNPHFSLSEFAHLAQLCRGRRRHPDVVLAITCGRAVLEQAREAGHIAVLEAFGATLVTDTCWCMLGEPVIPPAAKNLMTNSGKYAHYAPGLVGRKVHFASLAECVNAACNATASGHLPAWLQPAAQLESPAHV, translated from the coding sequence ATGCCCAGGTCCATTTCTCTGACCGGTCGCAGTCTGGTCGCGGGCGCCGCCCAAGGTGCCGTGTTGTTCGCCGATGTCGGATTGAGTTTCTGGGGCGGCGTCGACTCCGCCAGTGGCGAGGTCATCGATCGCCACCATCCGCTCAGCGGCGAACACCTGGCTGGCCGGGTGCTGGCGATTCCCAGTGGTCGCGGCTCGTGCACCGGCAGCAGTGTGATGATGGAACTGATCAGCAACGGCCATGCACCGGCGGCACTGGTGCTGGCTGAACCCGATGAGATCCTGACCTTGGGCGTGCTCGTGGCGCAGACCATTTTCGAGCGCTCTCTGCCGGTGCTGTGCATCGGCCAGGAGGCCTTCGCCGACTTGCGCGGCAAGACTTTCGCTCGGGTCGAAGGGGCAAGCCTGAATCTTTTCGAAGACCTGCCGGGCGATGCCTGGCAGGCACTCGACAATCAGGCGCAGACAGAAGACCAGCGCAGCACGATCGAACTCACCGAACACGATCAGGCGCTGTTCGACGGCCAGCACGGAAAGGCTGCACAAATGGCCATGCAGATCGTCCTGCGCATGGCCGAACTGCAAGGCGCCCGCCATCTGGTGGATGTCACCCAGGCGCACATCGACGGCTGCATTTACACAGGACCGGCGAGCCTACAGTTTGCCCGGCAACTGGTGCAATGGGGCGCGAAGGTTCGAGTGCCGACCACCCTAAATTCGATATCCGTGGACCAGCGCCGCTGGCGCGAGTTGGGCATCGACCCGGCACTTGGCGAACCGGCCAGTGCCTTGGGCGACGCCTACATGGCGATGGGCGCACAACTGAGTTTCACCTGTGCGCCGTACCTGCTCGACAGTGCGCCCAAGGCTGGCGAGCAGATTGTCTGGGCCGAATCCAACGCCGTGGTTTACGCCAACAGCGTACTTGGCGCACGTACTCTGAAGTACCCAGACTATCTCGACATCTGCATCGCCCTGACCGGCCGTGCGCCACTGATTGGCTGCCATCTGGACGCGCAACGCAACGCCCGGTTGCAGATTGTGCTGCCCGACCTCGGTGACTTGGACGATGCCTTTTATCCGTTGCTCGGTTATCACATCGGCACCCTGGCCGGCAGCCGCGTGCCGTTGGTGCTGGGCCTGGAAAACCGCAAGCCAAGCCTCGACGATCTCAAAGCCTTCGGTGCAGCCTTCGCCACCACTTCGGCGGCGCCACTGTTTCATATCGCCGGCGTCACGCCGGAGGCCATCGATCCGTCACGGGTGCTGGAAGCGGACGAATCCATTCCCGTGGAAACAATCCGCCTGAAAGACCTGCTGCTCAGTTGGCGCGAGCTCAACAGTGCCCGTGACAGCCGTGTGGATGTGGTGTCGCTGGGCAACCCGCATTTTTCCCTCAGCGAGTTCGCCCACCTCGCACAACTGTGTCGTGGTCGGCGCAGACACCCGGATGTGGTGCTCGCCATCACTTGCGGGCGAGCCGTGCTGGAACAGGCGCGAGAGGCCGGGCATATCGCCGTGCTCGAGGCCTTCGGTGCCACGCTGGTCACCGACACCTGCTGGTGCATGCTCGGCGAGCCGGTGATTCCGCCGGCCGCGAAAAACCTCATGACCAACTCCGGCAAATACGCCCATTACGCTCCCGGTCTGGTGGGTCGCAAGGTGCACTTCGCCAGCCTCGCCGAATGCGTCAATGCCGCCTGTAACGCCACGGCCAGCGGCCACCTGCCGGCCTGGCTGCAACCTGCCGCCCAACTGGAGAGCCCCGCGCATGTTTGA
- a CDS encoding amino acid ABC transporter permease: protein MFDYTFQWRAALRALPDMLAGAVVTFETAALSMIFGVLIALALTVIRESKNRLLRGFGNGWVSVARNTPSLFQVYVLYFGLGSLELHVSSWFALLAGITFNNAGYLAENFRGGLKAVPTTQVRAARSLGMSAFQTYRMIIIPQLLRIVFYPLTNQMVWAVLMTSLGVIVGLNNDLTGVTQEYNVKTFRTFEYFAIAAVLYYAIAKAIVATARLMAWRLFRY, encoded by the coding sequence ATGTTTGATTACACCTTCCAATGGCGCGCGGCCCTGCGCGCCCTGCCGGACATGCTCGCCGGCGCCGTGGTCACCTTCGAGACCGCGGCGCTGTCGATGATCTTCGGTGTGCTGATTGCCCTGGCCCTGACGGTCATACGCGAAAGCAAAAACCGGCTGCTGCGCGGGTTCGGCAACGGCTGGGTTTCGGTCGCCCGCAACACGCCGTCGTTGTTCCAGGTCTACGTCCTGTACTTCGGTCTCGGCTCACTGGAATTGCACGTCAGCTCATGGTTCGCGCTGCTGGCGGGGATCACGTTCAACAACGCCGGTTATCTCGCGGAAAACTTCCGCGGCGGCCTCAAGGCAGTTCCCACGACGCAGGTGCGCGCCGCCCGCTCACTGGGCATGAGTGCCTTCCAGACCTACCGGATGATCATCATCCCGCAGCTGCTGCGAATTGTTTTCTACCCGCTGACCAATCAGATGGTCTGGGCGGTGCTGATGACGTCGCTGGGGGTGATCGTCGGGCTGAACAATGACCTGACCGGCGTGACCCAGGAATACAATGTCAAAACCTTCCGTACCTTCGAATACTTCGCTATTGCGGCCGTGCTGTATTACGCGATTGCCAAGGCGATCGTCGCGACAGCCCGGCTAATGGCCTGGCGGTTGTTTCGTTACTGA
- a CDS encoding dihydrodipicolinate synthase family protein — MSKRINWSGVFPAVTTQFNDDFTINLDKTHQVISNVIRDGVSGLVVCGSVGENTSLTAEEKIAVTEVAVDASRGRVPVICGVAEFTSVQAAKVANAVRKVGVDGVMLMPALVYGSKPFETAEHYRYVAKNADVPLMVYNNPPIYKNDVTPDILISLADCDNVVCFKDSSGDTRRFIDVRNEVGDRFVLFAGLDDVVLESIAVGAEGWVSGMSNVFPKEGETIFRLAKAGRFAEAMPIYEWLMPILHLDARADLVQCIKLCEAIAGRGSALTRPPRLALPEADRVFVEQIMAKALANRPQLPDVGL, encoded by the coding sequence ATGAGCAAGCGTATTAACTGGAGTGGCGTCTTCCCGGCGGTGACCACTCAATTCAACGATGACTTCACCATCAACCTGGATAAAACCCATCAGGTGATTTCGAACGTCATCCGTGATGGCGTTTCAGGCCTGGTGGTCTGCGGTTCGGTCGGTGAAAACACTTCGCTGACCGCCGAAGAAAAAATCGCCGTGACAGAAGTCGCGGTGGACGCCTCTCGCGGCCGGGTGCCTGTGATCTGCGGCGTGGCCGAATTCACCAGCGTGCAGGCGGCCAAGGTCGCCAACGCCGTGCGCAAGGTCGGCGTCGATGGCGTGATGCTGATGCCGGCGCTGGTCTACGGTTCCAAGCCGTTCGAAACCGCCGAGCACTACCGTTACGTGGCGAAAAACGCCGACGTGCCGCTGATGGTCTACAACAACCCGCCGATCTACAAAAACGACGTGACCCCGGACATCCTGATATCCCTGGCCGACTGCGACAACGTGGTGTGCTTCAAGGACTCCTCCGGCGATACCCGTCGCTTCATCGACGTGCGCAATGAAGTGGGCGACCGTTTTGTGCTGTTCGCCGGTCTGGATGACGTGGTGCTGGAAAGCATCGCCGTGGGTGCCGAAGGTTGGGTTTCGGGTATGTCCAACGTGTTCCCCAAAGAAGGCGAAACCATTTTCCGTCTGGCCAAGGCCGGACGCTTCGCCGAAGCCATGCCGATCTATGAATGGCTGATGCCGATCCTGCACCTCGATGCCCGCGCAGACCTGGTGCAATGCATCAAGCTGTGCGAAGCCATCGCCGGTCGCGGCAGCGCGCTCACCCGTCCGCCACGTTTGGCTCTGCCGGAAGCCGATCGTGTGTTCGTCGAACAGATCATGGCCAAGGCCCTGGCCAACCGTCCGCAGCTGCCGGACGTCGGTCTCTGA